One Halarcobacter ebronensis genomic window carries:
- a CDS encoding NAD(P)H-dependent glycerol-3-phosphate dehydrogenase, translated as MAEIAVIGAGKWGQALHFALSQKQECFITSRTKRDIKNFVSLEKALECQHLVIAIPAQEIREWLKNNFIYTKGQKILVAAKGIEATTGEFLNEIYSDYVPEKNIGFISGPSFAAEVIQGLPCALVLNSTSKKVYDKFKPFFPDFIKVYYSSDVTGAEIAGAYKNVLAIASGICDGLHLGNNARASLISRGLVEMQRFGKKFGAKKSSFIGLSGAGDLFLTASSTLSRNYRVGLGLAKGEKLENILKELGEVAEGVKTAEAIYKLSSEHFIYSPIAREVKLILDGKPPKESLKDLISD; from the coding sequence ATGGCAGAGATTGCAGTTATTGGTGCAGGAAAATGGGGACAAGCCCTTCATTTTGCACTTAGCCAAAAGCAAGAGTGTTTTATAACATCAAGAACAAAAAGAGATATTAAAAATTTTGTTTCACTAGAAAAGGCCCTTGAGTGCCAACACTTGGTTATTGCAATACCAGCACAAGAGATTAGAGAGTGGCTAAAAAATAATTTCATATATACAAAAGGACAAAAAATCTTAGTTGCAGCCAAAGGGATTGAGGCAACAACTGGTGAATTTCTAAATGAAATATATTCTGATTATGTTCCTGAAAAAAATATTGGTTTTATCTCTGGTCCCTCTTTTGCAGCAGAGGTAATTCAAGGACTTCCTTGTGCCCTTGTACTAAACTCAACTTCAAAAAAAGTATATGATAAATTCAAACCTTTTTTCCCAGATTTTATAAAAGTTTATTATAGCTCAGATGTAACAGGAGCTGAAATAGCAGGTGCATACAAAAATGTATTGGCAATTGCAAGTGGTATTTGTGATGGCTTACATTTAGGAAATAATGCAAGGGCATCACTAATCTCAAGAGGACTTGTGGAGATGCAAAGATTTGGAAAAAAATTTGGTGCTAAAAAATCATCATTTATTGGACTTAGTGGAGCAGGGGATCTATTTTTAACTGCAAGTAGTACTCTTAGTAGAAACTATAGAGTTGGATTAGGACTTGCAAAAGGGGAGAAACTTGAAAATATTCTAAAAGAGTTGGGAGAAGTAGCAGAGGGAGTTAAAACAGCTGAAGCTATTTATAAACTCTCAAGTGAACACTTTATTTATTCTCCTATTGCAAGAGAAGTAAAACTTATTTTAGATGGAAAACCTCCAAAAGAGAGTTTAAAAGATTTGATAAGCGACTAA
- a CDS encoding MarR family winged helix-turn-helix transcriptional regulator produces the protein MKNKLKLSLPLKISQIANKINQSLSKTLKEFDIAPEQRAILYMIESESLINQNELGFHLGKDKTTISRTLDVLEKKGYILRKYAKNDKRSKIITLTSLGKEAVNVTQPSIQYFREAILYDISYEEVEKFFILLDKISLNIDRYNSEK, from the coding sequence ATGAAAAATAAATTGAAATTGTCTCTGCCTTTAAAGATATCACAAATTGCAAATAAAATAAATCAATCTCTATCAAAAACTCTAAAGGAGTTTGATATTGCCCCTGAACAAAGAGCAATTTTATATATGATTGAATCTGAAAGTTTAATCAATCAAAATGAGTTGGGATTTCACCTTGGAAAAGATAAAACTACCATATCAAGAACCTTAGATGTGTTAGAAAAAAAAGGTTATATATTAAGAAAATATGCAAAAAATGATAAAAGATCAAAGATTATAACCTTAACTTCATTAGGAAAAGAGGCTGTAAATGTTACTCAGCCTTCAATACAATATTTTAGAGAAGCTATACTTTATGATATTTCATACGAAGAGGTTGAAAAGTTTTTTATTCTTCTTGATAAAATATCTTTGAATATAGACAGGTATAATAGTGAAAAATAG
- a CDS encoding MFS transporter → MKNRSFGRNITVLSIFLAFMGMGVVDPILPDIALKLGANHWQVEMLFSAYIFMMAFMMLPAGVLAVKFGDKRVMATGLGLVALFATLCSFATSIVDLSLYRAGWGFSNALFFATALIILIALSNEYHKAVGLFEGAIGFGISAGPLLGGFLGEHSWRFPFLATGILSLCAFIAVLFFVKVPNDNKRKSVKLEDLKALFTNRKFILISFSAMLYFYGFIVILAYSPLVVNLNPVEMGLLFFGWGLALACGSIVISTKLESLYEVKQIIPVTILIFALILFIIMNVESKALMSMLIILSGLLSGINNSVLTSYVMEVNFEKNIISGGFNFLRWMGAGTAPILSGFIAGKFNNMHLPFLVAAILSIISFLLLFSLRKAK, encoded by the coding sequence GTGAAAAATAGATCATTTGGTAGAAATATTACAGTTTTATCAATCTTTTTAGCCTTTATGGGAATGGGTGTTGTTGACCCTATTTTGCCAGATATTGCTCTAAAATTGGGTGCCAATCATTGGCAAGTTGAGATGCTTTTTAGCGCCTATATTTTTATGATGGCTTTTATGATGTTACCTGCTGGTGTACTTGCCGTTAAATTTGGAGATAAAAGAGTTATGGCAACTGGACTTGGGCTTGTTGCTCTTTTTGCAACCCTTTGCTCTTTTGCAACTTCAATAGTAGATTTATCTTTATATAGGGCAGGTTGGGGCTTTTCAAATGCCCTATTCTTTGCAACGGCACTTATAATATTAATTGCACTTTCAAATGAGTATCATAAAGCAGTTGGACTATTTGAAGGAGCAATTGGTTTTGGAATCTCTGCTGGTCCACTACTTGGTGGTTTTTTAGGTGAACACTCTTGGAGGTTTCCTTTTTTAGCTACAGGAATATTATCTTTATGCGCTTTTATTGCTGTACTATTTTTTGTAAAAGTTCCCAATGATAACAAAAGAAAGAGTGTAAAACTAGAGGATTTAAAAGCACTTTTTACAAACAGAAAATTTATACTTATTTCTTTTTCTGCAATGCTTTATTTTTATGGTTTTATTGTAATTCTTGCATATTCACCTTTGGTTGTAAACTTAAATCCTGTGGAGATGGGTCTACTATTTTTTGGTTGGGGATTAGCTCTTGCTTGTGGTTCTATTGTTATTAGTACAAAGTTAGAGAGTTTATATGAGGTAAAACAGATAATTCCAGTAACCATACTAATTTTTGCTCTAATTTTATTTATTATTATGAATGTTGAATCAAAGGCTCTGATGAGTATGTTAATAATACTGTCTGGGCTATTATCTGGAATTAATAACTCTGTTTTAACCTCTTATGTAATGGAGGTAAACTTTGAAAAAAATATAATCTCTGGAGGATTTAACTTTTTAAGATGGATGGGAGCAGGAACAGCACCAATTTTATCTGGATTTATTGCAGGAAAATTTAATAATATGCATCTACCTTTTTTAGTAGCAGCAATTTTGTCTATAATCTCTTTTTTACTTCTTTTTTCATTAAGAAAGGCAAAGTAG
- the gatB gene encoding Asp-tRNA(Asn)/Glu-tRNA(Gln) amidotransferase subunit GatB, protein MFEVIIGLEVHVQLNTKSKLFCSCATSFGEEPNTNVCPTCLGLPGALPVLNKEAVHKAIMLGTALKSVINKTSIFNRKNYFYPDLPSGYQISQFEVPVVGLGELLIDFEDGSSKKIGVTRAHLENDAGKNIHAGDVSHVDLNRAGTPLLEIVSEPDLRSAEEAILYLKKLHSIVRYLGISDANMQEGSFRCDVNVSIRPKGDTKLYTRCEIKNMNSFKFIEKAIKYEVNRQIEAWEDGVYEKEVVQETRLFDVNMGETRSMRGKEDAADYRYFPDPDLLPLILTDEMIEKYSKIPELPDEKKERFVKEFEIKEYDASVITSSLEMANYFDEMMKESINSKNAVTWLTVELQGRLKEGITLENSPVDAKTLAKLISRIDDNTISGKAAKEVLDYLMENSEEVDAVIEKLGLKQVSDDGALLEIIDGILAANEDKVAEYKSGKEKMFAFFVGQVMKISKGSANPQKVSALLKERLA, encoded by the coding sequence ATGTTTGAAGTAATTATTGGTTTAGAAGTACACGTACAATTAAATACCAAATCAAAACTTTTTTGCTCATGCGCAACAAGTTTTGGAGAAGAGCCAAATACAAATGTTTGCCCAACTTGCTTGGGTTTACCAGGAGCACTTCCTGTATTAAATAAAGAGGCTGTTCATAAGGCTATTATGTTGGGAACTGCACTTAAATCTGTAATAAACAAGACATCTATTTTTAACAGAAAAAATTACTTTTACCCTGATTTACCAAGTGGATACCAAATCTCTCAGTTTGAAGTGCCTGTTGTAGGACTAGGTGAACTACTTATTGATTTTGAAGATGGTAGTAGCAAAAAAATTGGAGTTACAAGAGCACACTTAGAGAATGATGCGGGGAAAAATATCCATGCAGGTGATGTTTCTCATGTGGATTTAAATAGAGCAGGGACTCCACTTCTTGAAATAGTTTCTGAACCAGATTTAAGAAGTGCAGAAGAGGCAATTTTATATTTGAAAAAACTTCACTCAATTGTAAGATACCTTGGAATTAGTGATGCAAATATGCAAGAGGGTTCTTTTAGATGTGATGTTAACGTATCAATTAGACCAAAAGGTGATACTAAACTTTACACTAGATGTGAAATAAAAAATATGAACTCATTTAAGTTTATTGAAAAAGCTATCAAATATGAAGTTAACAGACAAATAGAGGCTTGGGAAGATGGTGTTTATGAAAAAGAGGTTGTTCAAGAGACTAGACTTTTTGATGTAAATATGGGAGAGACTAGATCAATGAGAGGTAAAGAGGATGCGGCTGATTATAGATATTTCCCAGATCCAGACCTGCTTCCTCTTATTTTGACAGATGAGATGATTGAAAAATACTCAAAAATTCCAGAGCTTCCAGATGAGAAAAAAGAGAGATTTGTTAAAGAGTTTGAAATCAAAGAGTATGATGCATCAGTAATTACAAGTTCTTTAGAGATGGCAAACTATTTTGATGAGATGATGAAAGAGAGTATCAACTCTAAAAATGCAGTTACTTGGTTAACTGTTGAGCTACAAGGTAGATTAAAAGAGGGAATTACTCTTGAGAACTCTCCTGTTGATGCAAAAACTTTAGCAAAACTAATCTCTAGAATAGATGATAATACAATCTCAGGGAAAGCTGCAAAAGAGGTTTTAGATTATCTAATGGAAAATAGTGAAGAGGTAGATGCAGTTATTGAAAAACTTGGACTTAAACAGGTTTCTGATGATGGAGCACTATTAGAGATAATTGATGGTATTTTAGCTGCAAATGAAGATAAAGTTGCAGAGTATAAAAGTGGAAAAGAGAAGATGTTTGCTTTCTTTGTTGGTCAAGTTATGAAGATATCAAAAGGTAGTGCAAACCCACAAAAAGTAAGTGCTCTTTTAAAAGAGAGATTAGCATAA
- a CDS encoding peptidyl-prolyl cis-trans isomerase has product MKKVIVALLISISALFGEFVNGIAITVNDDPITLYDIQKKEIELNVSKDKAVSELIDETLFNQLIKKYNITADLFDVNNYLEKVAASNGMDLYTFKSVVKQRFNDYEKYEEQTRQQIIRQKLIDKLVRGNIKIATEEDLKIYYENNPSMFNLANNVKAVQYTSKDRNSLMSAMNNPMAAIDGVTKSNVQLNQESMNPQIRYLISQTEVNQFTAIFTMEKEYTTLLLTEKSDEKTLKFEDVKDRIFNILMQDREQKYLKDYFEKMKLSAEINIIR; this is encoded by the coding sequence ATGAAAAAAGTAATAGTTGCCCTTCTTATCTCAATTTCTGCTCTATTTGGAGAGTTTGTAAATGGTATCGCCATAACTGTAAATGATGATCCAATAACTCTATATGATATTCAGAAAAAAGAGATTGAACTAAATGTATCGAAAGATAAAGCAGTAAGTGAACTAATTGATGAAACTTTGTTTAATCAATTAATAAAAAAGTACAATATAACTGCTGACCTTTTTGATGTTAATAACTATTTAGAAAAAGTAGCTGCTTCAAATGGAATGGATTTATATACTTTTAAATCTGTTGTAAAACAAAGATTTAATGATTATGAAAAGTATGAAGAACAAACAAGACAACAAATCATTAGACAAAAACTAATTGATAAATTAGTTAGAGGGAATATTAAAATTGCTACAGAAGAAGATTTAAAAATCTATTATGAAAATAATCCAAGTATGTTTAACCTAGCTAATAATGTAAAAGCTGTTCAATATACTTCTAAAGATAGAAATAGCTTAATGTCAGCTATGAATAATCCAATGGCTGCTATTGATGGGGTAACAAAAAGCAATGTTCAACTAAATCAAGAGAGCATGAACCCGCAAATTAGATACTTAATCAGTCAAACTGAAGTAAATCAATTTACAGCAATATTTACTATGGAAAAAGAGTATACAACTCTTTTATTAACAGAAAAAAGTGATGAAAAAACACTTAAATTTGAGGATGTAAAAGATAGAATTTTTAACATCTTAATGCAAGATAGAGAACAAAAATATTTAAAAGACTATTTTGAAAAAATGAAACTATCTGCAGAGATTAACATAATTAGATAA
- a CDS encoding FAD-binding and (Fe-S)-binding domain-containing protein — MLEGKYQDFYNQISIVIDKNKIFTDKLHTLAYGTDASFYRLIPKIVIKTDTSKEVEEILNLANKLELSVTFRAAGTSLSGQAISDSILIVTSRNFRGFKVSPNKEYISLQPALTGQEANNILAAYSKKIGPDPASINSAMIGGIAANNASGMCCGISQNSYKTLKSMKLIFVDGTKLDTADEKSKDEFRITHGEFLEELKKISNETKKDEELRAKIEKKFKIKNTCGYSLNALIDFEDEFEILQHLIIGSEGTLAFIEEITYETVEDLKDKASALIYFKNVEEACKAVTKLKLARDAKKIVVDAVELMDRAGLKSIENDPAMPEFIKDFDKEVTALLIETRAISDKALDKQIKQLEKLLKEFEVVRDIYFTKDVAEYTMYWKIRKGLFPAVGAVRKTGTTVIIEDVAYPIEVLAQATLELQELFKKHNYTEALIFGHALEGNFHFVFTQDFSIEEEVKRYDSFMNDVVNQVAVKYQGSLKAEHGTGRNMAAFIEVEWGKTAYIMMKRIKSLFDPKNLLNPGVIINDDKEAHLKNLKALPATNELVDKCIECGFCEPTCPSNDLTLTPRQRIVVNREISRLQEAGEYEEAKEYLKLYQYDGLETCAACSLCSTACPVKIDTGSLTKYLRAEQISPRADKIATAIANNYKATLQGMRIGLKGVNLVHKILGTSSLEAIASTFRDWSRGTLPKWTPYLPKGININTRFEQQVLEKKVVYFPSCINRSMGRNSKSTVDEELFDLTVKLLKKAGFQIIFPEEMDKLCCGMPFSSKGYKDQGKIKSDELEEALKKASKQGDYPILCDMSPCTKTMIGNFGSRLKIYEPIEFALEHLTKELEFTKIDEPITIHTTCSSRKMGLHEKFIELANMCSTKVIVPQNVKCCGFAGDRGFTYPELNDSALRFLKEETKEAKYAFSTSKTCEIGLSEHSNLDYNSIFYLIDKVTKRKNH, encoded by the coding sequence ATGTTAGAAGGAAAATATCAAGACTTCTATAATCAAATTTCAATAGTTATTGATAAAAATAAAATTTTTACAGATAAGTTGCATACTTTAGCATATGGTACAGATGCCTCTTTTTATAGACTTATTCCAAAAATTGTTATAAAAACAGATACATCAAAAGAGGTAGAAGAGATACTAAATCTTGCAAATAAGTTAGAACTTAGTGTTACTTTTAGAGCAGCTGGAACCTCTTTGTCAGGGCAAGCAATTAGTGACTCTATTTTAATAGTAACTTCTAGAAACTTTAGGGGTTTTAAAGTTTCACCCAATAAAGAATATATCTCTTTACAACCTGCATTAACAGGGCAAGAAGCAAACAATATTTTAGCAGCTTATTCAAAAAAAATTGGACCAGATCCTGCTAGTATAAACTCTGCCATGATTGGAGGAATTGCTGCAAATAATGCTTCAGGAATGTGCTGTGGGATTTCACAAAACTCATATAAAACTCTAAAATCTATGAAACTTATTTTTGTAGATGGAACAAAACTTGATACAGCAGATGAAAAAAGTAAAGACGAATTTAGAATTACTCATGGAGAGTTTTTAGAAGAGCTGAAAAAAATCTCTAATGAGACTAAAAAAGATGAAGAGTTAAGAGCAAAAATTGAGAAAAAGTTTAAAATAAAAAATACCTGTGGTTACTCTTTAAATGCTTTAATAGATTTTGAAGATGAGTTTGAAATCCTTCAACATCTAATAATAGGAAGTGAAGGAACTTTAGCTTTTATTGAGGAGATAACCTATGAAACAGTAGAAGATTTAAAAGATAAAGCAAGTGCCCTAATCTACTTTAAAAATGTTGAAGAAGCCTGTAAAGCAGTTACAAAACTAAAACTTGCAAGGGATGCAAAAAAGATTGTTGTTGATGCCGTTGAACTTATGGACAGAGCAGGATTAAAAAGTATTGAAAATGATCCAGCTATGCCAGAGTTTATTAAAGATTTTGATAAAGAGGTTACCGCTTTACTTATTGAGACAAGAGCAATAAGTGACAAAGCTTTAGACAAACAGATTAAACAATTAGAGAAACTTCTTAAAGAATTTGAAGTTGTAAGAGATATCTATTTTACAAAAGATGTTGCAGAGTACACAATGTATTGGAAAATAAGAAAAGGTCTTTTCCCTGCAGTTGGAGCTGTAAGAAAAACAGGAACAACTGTAATTATTGAAGATGTGGCTTATCCAATAGAGGTTTTGGCACAAGCTACTTTAGAACTACAAGAGTTATTTAAAAAACATAATTATACAGAAGCCCTTATTTTTGGGCATGCCCTAGAAGGAAATTTCCACTTTGTTTTTACCCAAGACTTTTCAATAGAAGAGGAGGTTAAAAGATATGATTCTTTTATGAATGATGTGGTAAATCAAGTTGCTGTAAAATACCAAGGAAGCTTAAAAGCAGAACATGGTACAGGAAGAAATATGGCAGCTTTCATTGAAGTAGAGTGGGGGAAAACTGCCTATATTATGATGAAAAGAATCAAAAGTTTATTTGACCCTAAAAACCTTTTAAATCCTGGTGTAATAATTAATGATGACAAAGAGGCACACCTTAAAAATCTAAAAGCACTACCAGCAACTAATGAGTTAGTTGATAAATGTATTGAGTGTGGTTTTTGTGAACCAACCTGCCCTTCAAACGATTTAACTTTAACTCCTAGACAAAGAATTGTAGTAAATAGAGAGATATCAAGACTTCAAGAAGCAGGAGAATATGAAGAGGCAAAAGAGTACTTAAAACTCTATCAATATGATGGTTTGGAGACCTGTGCCGCTTGTTCTTTATGTTCAACTGCCTGTCCTGTAAAAATTGATACGGGAAGTTTGACAAAATATCTAAGAGCAGAACAAATCTCTCCAAGAGCAGATAAAATAGCAACTGCAATTGCAAATAATTACAAAGCTACACTACAAGGTATGAGGATAGGATTAAAAGGGGTAAATTTAGTTCATAAAATACTTGGTACTTCTAGTTTAGAAGCTATTGCTTCCACTTTTAGAGATTGGTCAAGAGGAACCCTTCCAAAATGGACTCCATACTTGCCAAAAGGTATAAATATTAATACTAGATTTGAGCAGCAAGTATTAGAGAAAAAAGTTGTCTATTTTCCTTCTTGTATAAATAGAAGTATGGGAAGAAATAGTAAATCTACAGTTGATGAAGAACTTTTTGATTTAACAGTAAAACTTCTAAAAAAAGCTGGGTTTCAAATAATATTCCCAGAAGAGATGGATAAACTTTGTTGTGGTATGCCATTTTCATCTAAAGGGTACAAAGATCAAGGAAAAATAAAATCTGATGAGTTGGAAGAGGCTTTGAAAAAAGCAAGCAAACAAGGAGATTATCCTATTTTATGTGATATGAGTCCATGTACAAAAACAATGATTGGAAATTTTGGTTCAAGATTAAAAATTTATGAACCAATTGAGTTTGCCCTTGAACACCTAACAAAAGAGTTAGAGTTTACAAAAATTGATGAACCAATTACTATACATACAACTTGTAGCTCAAGAAAAATGGGACTTCATGAGAAATTTATTGAGTTAGCAAATATGTGCTCAACAAAAGTTATAGTACCTCAAAATGTAAAATGTTGTGGGTTTGCAGGAGATAGAGGTTTTACCTATCCTGAATTAAATGATTCTGCCCTTAGATTTTTAAAAGAAGAGACAAAAGAGGCTAAATATGCTTTTTCTACTTCTAAAACTTGTGAGATTGGTCTTAGTGAACACTCAAACTTGGATTATAACTCTATTTTTTATCTAATAGACAAAGTTACAAAAAGAAAAAATCACTAA
- a CDS encoding TRAP transporter large permease, translating into MIGIVMFFTALFMLIIGFPVAFTFAAVSVFFGILAGFIEVFSNADQSDAIISLIQSGWSEGISMFDYMPFRIFAIQQSTILMAIPMFIFMGIILQKTGLAEKLLESMGFLFGEIRGGVAISTVLVGTLLAASTGVVGASVVAMGVISLPVMLKYKYKTELAAGTICASGTLGQIIPPSIVLIILGDVFQVPVGDLFKAALTPGLALVGAYIIFILIVSYLNKNLAPAIPADPSRGTKKKQVLRALVDIIPSLTLIILVLGSIFEGVATPTESAAVGCLGAVLLALIYKTFSISMVKEASLEAVKITSMVFGILIGATAFSMVFSYTGGDEIVEHIMLSLPGDGKWTFVIFTMIAILFLGFFIDFIEISYIIIPILLPVAETLGINPIWFAILIAMNLQTSFLTPPFGFSLFYLKGCAPAGVTTAQIYRGVIPFILIQIIVLAIVAFFPEIFGMTSDM; encoded by the coding sequence ATGATTGGTATAGTGATGTTCTTTACAGCACTTTTTATGCTGATTATTGGTTTCCCTGTTGCTTTTACTTTTGCTGCTGTTTCTGTATTTTTTGGGATACTTGCAGGATTTATTGAAGTTTTCTCTAATGCAGATCAAAGTGATGCAATAATTTCACTAATCCAAAGTGGATGGAGTGAAGGTATCTCAATGTTTGATTATATGCCATTTAGAATCTTTGCTATTCAACAAAGTACTATCCTTATGGCAATTCCTATGTTCATCTTTATGGGAATTATTTTGCAAAAAACTGGTCTTGCTGAAAAACTTCTTGAATCTATGGGATTTTTATTTGGAGAGATTAGAGGTGGAGTTGCCATATCAACAGTATTAGTTGGAACTTTACTAGCTGCTTCAACAGGAGTTGTTGGAGCTTCAGTTGTTGCTATGGGAGTTATTTCTCTTCCTGTTATGTTAAAGTATAAGTATAAGACAGAACTTGCTGCCGGAACAATTTGTGCTTCTGGAACACTTGGGCAGATTATTCCGCCTTCAATTGTATTGATTATCTTAGGGGATGTTTTTCAAGTTCCTGTTGGTGACCTTTTTAAAGCAGCACTTACACCAGGACTTGCCTTAGTTGGTGCATATATTATTTTTATTTTAATAGTCTCATATCTAAATAAAAATTTAGCTCCTGCAATTCCTGCTGATCCAAGTAGAGGGACAAAGAAAAAACAAGTTTTAAGAGCTTTAGTTGATATTATCCCTTCACTAACACTAATTATTTTAGTTTTAGGTTCTATTTTTGAAGGGGTGGCAACTCCAACAGAATCAGCTGCAGTTGGTTGTTTAGGTGCAGTTTTATTAGCTTTGATATATAAAACTTTTTCTATATCAATGGTAAAAGAAGCCTCTTTAGAAGCAGTTAAAATCACCTCTATGGTATTTGGTATCCTAATTGGGGCGACTGCATTTTCTATGGTGTTCTCATATACAGGTGGTGATGAAATAGTTGAACATATCATGTTAAGTCTTCCAGGTGATGGGAAATGGACTTTTGTAATATTTACTATGATTGCCATATTATTTCTTGGTTTCTTTATTGATTTTATTGAGATTTCATATATTATTATCCCAATTTTATTGCCTGTTGCAGAAACTCTTGGGATAAATCCAATTTGGTTTGCAATTTTAATTGCTATGAATTTACAAACCTCATTTTTAACCCCACCTTTTGGTTTTTCTCTCTTTTATCTAAAGGGATGTGCTCCAGCAGGAGTAACCACTGCTCAAATATATAGGGGAGTTATCCCATTTATTCTAATACAGATTATTGTATTAGCAATTGTTGCCTTCTTCCCAGAAATTTTTGGAATGACTTCAGATATGTAA
- a CDS encoding TRAP transporter small permease subunit, with product MLLKLERGFDKFANFIGTITAIAMVLMILNVFYDVVMRYFFKSGSIAMQEMEWHLFSVIILIGIAYTLKEDGHVRVDLIYDKLTPRKKAMINMIGSIIFILPIAILVGLSSIDNAVEAFHSMEQSGDPGGLPYRWIVKSLIPLSFLLLIITTVGFFIKNLNVYKGISEESSNYNLKEDMQHLKCDLEEHRFHIVNIDGKEDEEQESKK from the coding sequence ATGTTGTTGAAATTAGAGCGTGGTTTCGATAAATTTGCAAATTTTATTGGAACAATCACAGCTATAGCAATGGTACTTATGATATTAAATGTATTTTATGATGTAGTTATGAGATACTTTTTTAAGTCAGGCTCTATTGCGATGCAAGAGATGGAGTGGCACCTATTCTCTGTTATTATTCTTATTGGTATTGCCTATACCTTAAAAGAGGATGGTCATGTAAGGGTTGACCTTATTTATGACAAATTAACACCTAGAAAAAAAGCAATGATTAATATGATTGGTTCTATTATTTTTATTTTACCTATTGCAATTTTAGTAGGGCTTAGTTCAATTGACAATGCAGTTGAAGCTTTTCATTCAATGGAACAAAGTGGTGATCCAGGAGGGTTACCTTATAGATGGATTGTAAAATCACTTATACCTTTATCATTTTTACTTTTGATTATCACTACAGTTGGTTTTTTTATTAAAAATCTAAATGTATATAAAGGGATTAGTGAAGAGTCAAGTAATTACAACTTAAAAGAAGATATGCAACACCTAAAATGCGATTTAGAAGAGCATAGATTTCATATTGTAAATATAGATGGTAAAGAAGATGAAGAACAGGAGAGTAAAAAATGA
- a CDS encoding TRAP transporter substrate-binding protein — MKMFGKSTKLLLAAALIAGLGTEALAKKVYKWKLATTWGPTLHPFIDAPTKMAKMVEEMSDGRLIIRVDAANKHKAPLGVFDMVKGGQYEMGHSASYYWKGKDINTLPFSTMPFGMTTPEQYSWFYYGGGMELMEKVYKKHNLLSFPGGSSGNQMGGWFRKEIKTVDDLKGLKMRIPGFAGEIMAKLGLTVTNIAPGELYTSLERGTIDALEWVGPGMDINMGFHKIAPYYYTGWHEPGLDLQFLINEKAFEKLPKDLQEILVVAMKASAFDMYLQNYHMSAEAWASIEKDYPNIKIETFPKAVMDAMKKANTELRKEMTANDPLLKEILDSQEAYQKKVRKWTEMSDYIYLKDNL, encoded by the coding sequence ATGAAAATGTTTGGTAAATCTACTAAACTGCTTCTTGCTGCTGCATTAATTGCAGGACTGGGAACAGAAGCACTAGCAAAAAAAGTTTACAAATGGAAACTAGCAACTACATGGGGACCAACTCTACACCCTTTTATTGATGCCCCTACAAAAATGGCAAAAATGGTTGAAGAGATGTCAGATGGAAGACTAATAATTAGAGTAGATGCTGCAAATAAGCATAAAGCTCCTCTTGGTGTATTTGATATGGTTAAAGGTGGTCAATATGAGATGGGTCACTCTGCATCATATTATTGGAAAGGTAAAGATATTAATACCCTACCATTTTCTACAATGCCTTTTGGTATGACTACACCTGAACAATACTCTTGGTTCTACTATGGTGGAGGTATGGAATTAATGGAAAAAGTTTATAAAAAACATAATCTATTATCATTCCCAGGAGGAAGCTCTGGAAACCAAATGGGTGGTTGGTTTAGAAAAGAGATCAAAACTGTTGATGACCTAAAGGGACTTAAAATGAGAATACCAGGATTTGCTGGTGAGATCATGGCAAAACTAGGATTAACTGTTACAAATATTGCTCCAGGTGAATTATATACTTCACTTGAGAGAGGAACAATTGATGCACTAGAATGGGTTGGACCAGGTATGGATATCAATATGGGATTCCATAAAATTGCTCCTTATTACTATACAGGATGGCATGAACCAGGATTAGATTTACAATTTTTAATCAACGAAAAAGCTTTTGAAAAATTGCCAAAAGATCTACAAGAGATTTTAGTTGTTGCAATGAAAGCAAGTGCTTTTGATATGTATCTGCAAAACTATCATATGAGTGCAGAAGCGTGGGCTTCAATTGAAAAAGATTATCCAAATATTAAAATTGAAACTTTCCCTAAAGCAGTTATGGATGCTATGAAAAAAGCGAATACTGAATTAAGAAAAGAGATGACAGCAAATGATCCTTTATTAAAAGAGATTTTAGATTCTCAAGAGGCTTATCAAAAGAAAGTTAGAAAATGGACAGAGATGTCTGATTATATCTACTTAAAAGATAACCTATAG